A single genomic interval of Lathyrus oleraceus cultivar Zhongwan6 chromosome 7, CAAS_Psat_ZW6_1.0, whole genome shotgun sequence harbors:
- the LOC127105842 gene encoding glycine-rich RNA-binding, abscisic acid-inducible protein — protein sequence MASSDVEYRCFVGGLAWATDSDALEKAFSQYGEIVDSKIINDRETGRSRGFGFVTFATEQSMRDAIEGMNGQDMDGRNITVNEAQSRGSGGGGRGGGGGYGGGRGGGGYGGGGGYGGRREGGGGGYGSGGGGYGGGGYGGSRDRGYGGSGGGGGYSRGGGGGGGNWRE from the exons ATGGCTTCCTCAGATGTTGAGTACCGGTGCTTCGTTGGTGGTCTAGCATGGGCCACTGACAGCGATGCCCTAGAGAAAGCTTTCTCTCAATACGGTGAAATCGTCGACTCGAAG ATCATTAACGATCGTGAGACTGGAAGGTCAAGAGGTTTTGGATTTGTGACCTTTGCCACGGAGCAATCCATGAGAGATGCGATCGAAGGGATGAACGGTCAGGACATGGATGGACGTAACATCACAGTAAACGAAGCTCAGAGCCGTGGTAGCGGTGGAGGCGGCCGTGGTGGTGGCGGTGGATATGGAGGTGGACGTGGTGGTGGTGGATATGGTGGAGGTGGAGGCTATGGTGGCCGTCGTGAAGGTGGAGGAGGAGGATACGGTAGTGGAGGAGGAGGATATGGTGGTGGTGGTTATGGCGGAAGCCGGGATCGTGGGTATGGAGGAAGTGGTGGAGGAGGCGGTTATTCTCGTGGAGGAGGCGGTGGCGGTGGAAACTGGAGGGAGTAG